The Liquorilactobacillus nagelii DSM 13675 DNA window ATATATAGTGGAAAAGTTGGTGTCGGAATAATCACCTTGTCACCAGGATTAAGAACTGAGGTTAGTGCGGTATAGATTGCCTCAGTTGCTCCATTGGTAATAATAATCTCATCAGCTGGATCATAATTTTGTTGGTACTTAGTAGCTAAAAAATTAGCTGCTGCTTGACGTAATTGCAAAGTTCCATTGGAAGGAGCGTAGTGGGTTTGGTTAGCTGCAATACTGGCGATTGCAGCTTGTTTAATATGCTCTGGAGTATTGAAATCCGGTTCACCCATGGTAAATTTAATAATTCCAGGTATTTTTGAAGCAAACTCATCAAAACTGCGAATATCTGATGGTTGCAGCAATGATAATTCCTTTTTCATACTTTTAGCTAATGATGTCATTAAAACCAACTTCCTTTCTAAAATAAAAAGCCTGAAGAATCCTCTTCAGGCTTAAGCGAATTTACTTTAATTACCCAAGCCTGTCAGATTATTTTAACATCTGTGCAGGTTTGGCTTTGATTCCATCACCAAATAGCTTTCAGCTTCTCCACAGGTGCAAACCACTTGTTACGTGTTTGCACCCCAACTAGACTGGACTACAAACACTTGCGAAAAAACCAAAAGTAAAAATAAGTATTCAATTCTGCAGGCAAACTGACCTTTTTCATAATTAGAAGCTCCTTAAAATTGAATAAATCTAATTTAACTGATTAACCATTTTTTGTCAACCTGAATCACGACAGCAAATTAGTAATCCAGCCATGAATATCCACTATATTTTGAATAAAAATTCTAAAAACAAGTTTTTTTGCATGATTTTTATAATATTATTGCATTTTTTGTATACAAGTGTTATTGTTTTACCAAGCAAAACTTTCAGGAGGTTCTCATTTATGGAAAAAGAAAAAGTTGTTTTAGCATATTCAGGTGGACTTGATACTTCGGTTTCGATTGCTTGGTTAAAAGACAAAGGCTATGACGTAATCGCTTGCTGTATCGATGTTGGTGAAGGAAAAGATCTTGAGGAAGTTGAAGAAAAAGGGCTTGCAGTCGGTGCTAGTGTTTCTTTAACAATTGATGCTAAAGAAGAATTTGCCAAAGATTATGCTTTAGTTGCTTTACAAGGGCATACTTATTATGAAAATAAATATCCATTAGTTTCGGCTTTGTCACGGCCATTGATTGTTACAAAATTAGTTGAGGTTGCTAAAAAGTATGGTGCGACAGCCATTGCTCATGGATGTACTGGTAAGGGCAATGATCAAGTTCGTTTTGAAGTTGGCATCCATGCATTAGCTCCTGAAATGAAAATTGAAGATCCAATTCGGGAATGGCATTGGTCACGGGAAGAAGAAATTGAGTATGCTCAAGAACATAATATTCCGGTTCCTATCAATTTAGACAGCCCTTATTCAATTGATGAAAATCTTTGGGGCAGAGCTAATGAATGTGGGATCCTAGAAGATCCTTGGGCAAGTGCACCCGAGGATGCTTATGATCGGACCAATCCGCTAGAAGATACCCCAGATACTCCAGCGATAGTTGAAATAGAATTTAAGGAAGGAGTTCCAACTGCCATTAATGGCACTTCATATCCTTTAGCTGAACTAATTATGCAGTTAGATAAGTTAGCTGGTTTACATGGGATTGGTCGGATTGATCATGTTGAAAATCGGTTGGTCGGAATCAAATCTCGGGAAATTTACGAATGCCCAGCGGCAACTGTCTTAATTAAAGCTCATAAAGATTTAGAAGATTTGACTAGTGAACATGATTTAGCACATTTCAAACCAGTTATTGAACAAAAATTAAGTGAATTAATTTATAATGGTCTCTGGTTTTCACCACTGATGCTGGCTCTAAAAGCATTTTTGAAAGAATCACAAAAAAATGTTACTGGTGTTGTTCGGATCAAGTTATTTAAAGGCAATGTCATTTGTGAAGGACGGAAGTCACCATACTCTCTTTATGACAAAAACTTAGCGACTTATACTTCAGCTGATGAATTTGATCAAGAGTCTGCTGCCGGGTTTATCAAACTCTGGGGATTGCCAACTCAGGTTTATGCTCAAGTGCAAGCTAAAAACCAAACTGGTAAGGTTGAAAATACAGGTGTGGAATTATGAGCGTTGATAAACCATGGGGAGGCCGTTTTACAGCCGAAAATGATCAATTAGCTGAACAATTTGGTGCTTCAATTAATTTTGATCAGCAGATGGCTTATGAAGATTTGCAAGGTTCTTTGGCGCATGTACAAATGCTGGCACATACAAAAATCTTATCCACTGAGGATGCTGCAAAAATCAGCCAAGGTTTAAAGAACTTAATGCAACAGCTTAAAGACAATAAATTGACTTTTGATGTTGAGTATGAAGATATTCATATGAATCTTGAAATGTTATTAACTAAGCAAATAGGTCCTGTAGCGGGAAAATTGCATACTGCTCGAAGCCGCAATGATCAAGTGGCTACTGATTTGCATTTGTACTTAAAAAATCGATTACCGCTTATTCAAAAAGCTCTTCATCAATTACAACAAACAATTGTCGCTAAAGCTGCTGATAATGTGACAACATTAATGCCCGGATACACTCACTTACAGCATGCTCAACCAATTTCTTACGCCCACTATTTATTGGCGTACTATCAAATGTTCAAACGAGACGCTGAACGTTTTGACTTTAGTCAACAGCATATTAATTTATCACCGTTAGGCGCAGCAGCTTTGGCTGGAACTACCTTTCCAATTGATCGAGACTATTCAGCTAAATTATTAGGGTTCTCTGAAATCTATGCCAACTCCTTAGATGCTGTTTCCGATCGAGATTTCGTTTTAGAATTTTTAAGCAATGCTGCAATTTTGATGATGCATCTCTCCCGTTTCTGTGAAGAAATTGTTCTTTGGTGCTCTTATGAATTTAATTATATTAGCTTAAGTGATGCTTACTCAACTGGCAGTTCAATTATGCCTCAGAAAAAAAATCCTGATATGGCAGAACTAATTCGCGGAAAAAGTGGTCGGGTTTATGGCCATTTGCTTGGCTTATTAACAACTTTAAAAGGCTTGCCGCTGGCTTATAATAAAGATCTACAAGAAGACAAAGAAGGAGCTTTTGACACCGTTAAAACCATCCTACCAAGTCTTAATGTCTTCAATGGTATGCTAGCTACCTTAACTTTGAACAAAGCTAACATGGCTCATGCAACTGAACATGATTTTTCAAATGCAACCGAATTAGCTGATTATTTAGCTGCTAAGGGGCTACCATTTCGAGAGGCTCATCGTTTAGTTGGTGAATTAGTATTACAAGGCATCAAAGAAAATCGCAGTTTACAAGATTTTTCCTTAGATGAACTGCAACAACAAAGTCCATTAATTCAAAACGATGTTTATCAAGCGCTCAAGCCTAAAATTGCTGTTGAGCGGCGGAACTCCGCTGGCGGAACCGGTTTTGAACAAATAAAAAAGCAGCTGGCTGTCGCTAAAACTGAACTCGAACAAACAACTAATTTCTAAAGTTAACCAAATTTTTTGCAAACTATTAAAAAGAGGCAAAAGTAATTATCTAAATTACTTTTGCCTCTTTTTAATTTTTATCGTCGACATTCACAATGTAAGTGACACGGCCGAACTAGTTGAACCGTCTCACAAAACCCTTTCAGACTGTTATAAACATGCTGAGCACGTGAATAATGTTCACAGATTCCAAAAACCGTTGGTCCACTACCCGTCATTTGAGCGGTCTGCGCGCCAAACTCAATCATTTTATGTTTTAATCGTAAAATTTCTGGAACATTAGTCTGAGTCACTGTTTCCAAAACATTCGTCATAACTGGTAAAATTTGTTTCAGATCCTGACTAGCTGTCGCCAAAAGCATTTTATTATAATCACCATGTCCTAATTTACTATAAGGAATCTTCTTCAAAACTCCAGCCGTTGACACACTTGCGCGCGGTTTAGCTAATACAATCCAAAACGGTGGTAAATCTGGCAGCGGCTCAATAATTTCACCTTTTCCGCTAACAGCTGCTGTTTGGCTGTAAACACAAAATGGTACGTCAGAATCAATCAGCAACCCAATTCTTGCTAACTCAACACGACTTAATTCTAAGTTCCATAGTTTGTTAAGTGCTCGTAACACCGCCGCTGCATCTGCAGATCCGCCGCCCATTCCAGCTGCTACTGGAATTTTTTTACGGATTTTAATTTGAACGCCTTGATTGATTGCAAACCTTTTTTGCAATATTTTAGCCGCCTGAAAAGCTAAATTACGTTGATCTTGCGGTAAAAATCCCAAATCAGTTTCTACTGTAATCAGCTGATTCTTGAAATACGGAGTTACTTTAACATAATCCGCTAAATCAATTGCTGTCATTACCATTTGCCATTCAGGTGCCCCATCAGGGTGACGAAAAGGCGTATCTAAAAATAAGTTCAGCTTAGCGGGGGCTTTTTCAATTATCTCCATTCAGTCACCTACTTGAAGTTGTTTCTTTCATTATACTAAAAACCACTTAACTAAAACAAAGAATTGTTGCAAAAAAAAAGCTCCGCTCCCCTAGCGTAAGCTCTCAGCTATCTACCAACCAAACAGTTTAATTAATCTTCGAAATCCAACCGAATATTCTTAGTCAAAATATCGGTATAACTATATGAAACACGCTCAAAGGCATTTTCTTCTTGATTTAATTCGATCACAAAAACCGCTGGATAAGTTTCACGCAAAATTCCATGGCGACTAACAGTTTTCTTTCGACCTGCTTGAACAACAACGGTCAGTGGCTTCCCTAAGTAATCATCTAATTTGTTTTTGATCGTAGCGATCGATACCGGCATTTTTTTCACCTCTCTGTGAAACAATCTTATCATAGTTTCACAGAGTTTGCAATTATACCACAACTACCAATCATAATTCAAATGAAAATTTTTAAAGAACCCCTTTTATTTGCAACTGATTAGTCAACTCAACAAATTGCCCTACTGTTAACTCTTCTGCTCGCATTCTGGCTGATAATTTCATTTCAGCTAAAAATTCAGCAGCTTGTTCTTTATTCATTTTCTGTTTTCCTACAATGCTCAATAAATTATTACCTAAATTTTTTCGACGATGAGCAAAACATCCTTGAACAACCTTAACAAATAAGGGCCAAGAATTTACCGGAGATATAACTTCTTCACGTTTTACCAATTTGACAATCGCCGAATCAACTTGAGGTTGCGGTATAAAAAATGATTTTGGCACAGTTATTGCCAATTCAGCTTGACATTGGTATTGAACAAGAACTGACAACGCCCCATAGGCTTTAGTTTTAGGTACTGCACTTAACCGCTCAGCAACTTCTTTTTGCATCATTACAACCATTGTTTTTAATGGAATTGGTTGTTGCAATAGAAACTTAATAATCGGACTAGTAATGTAATATGGTAAATTAGCCACAACTTTTAATTGGTGTTGGCCATCAAAACTATCTGCAATTAAAGCTGGTAGGTCGGCTTTCAACACATCTTGTTCAATTACTTTGATGTTTGAATAGTCAGCTAAAGTTTCCGCCAAAACGGGCAGTAAACGTTGATCAACTTCTAGTGCAGTCACTTGATGTGCCTTTTGTGCTAACTGTTCAGTTAAAGCTCCAATGCCAGGGCCAATCTCAATCACATCATCAGCCAACGAAATTTCAGCTACAGCTACCATTTGTTGCAATAATGTTTCATTGGTCAAAAAGTTCTGCCCTAAACTTTTTTTAAAGTTCAACCCATAGGCCGTCATAATTGCTTTAGTTCTAGTAGGTGAAGCAATCGCTGGGTGTCTACTTTCCATCAGTTTTATCCTCCAATTGTTTAATTTGTTCTAACGCTTGCTGCAGTTGCTGCTGATTAATTTGAAAAAGGCTTAGCCGCTCGTACAAGCGCTTGCCATTGGTATAACCAATTTTCAGAACTTCACCTAATTTGGCTCTTTTTTCCTTAGCACCAGGACCCGATAATAGTCCGGCCTGCCATAAGGTCTCACGCGAAACAAGTGCTTTGGCTGCTGGAGCTTCAGTATACAAATGAGCTAGTGCTGCTTGAATTGCTTCTGGTGCTGCATGTTCAACCCCCAAACTTCCTTTAGCTTTCGGCACAGCTTGAGCTTTGGTTAAAAAAGCATGTTTTACCCCTGGTACTTGTTGTGAAATCATCTGACGGATTTTTTCTCCGGAAAAATCTGGATCAGTAAAAACAATCACACCGCGTTTTTCTTGCAAAATTTTAATTTGTTCAATTACTCCCGGGCTAATCGCTGAACCGTTAGTTTCAATTGTGTCAGCATTAACCGCTTGTTTGATTCTCTTAGTGTCATCTTTACCTTCAACGACAATTACTTCTTTTAGTTTTTTCACAGTTTAAATCCTTAATATTTTTAATGTATTTTGATAAGTCTGCTTTGCAAATTTTTCAACTGACAATTGACGTAAGTCTGCCAAATATTCAACCGTTAGGCGGGTAAATCCGGGTTCATTCTGCTGTCCGCGATAAGGCACTGGTGCTAGATAAGGCGCATCCGTTTCAACCAAAATTCGGTCTAGTGGTGTTGCTAAAAATGCTTCTCTTACCTCAACAGCATTTTTAAAAGTCACCACGCCGCTAAATGACAAATTCATTCCCAAGTCTAAAAATTTTTTAGACCATGAAGTGTCACCATTGAAGCTATGCATAATTGCACCGAAATCGCCAACATGGGCAGCCTTGAGAATTCGATAAGTATCTTCAAAGGCATCTCGATTATGAATACTGACTGGCACATTTAACTCGCGGGCTAACTCTAATTGTTGTTGGAAAACTTCTTGCTGGATTTTCGGTTCAACTGAGCAATGATAGTCTAACCCGATTTCCCCTAAAGCTTTCATCTGCGGAAATTTAAATTTCTGGGCCAATTCATCCAACTCTGTCGTATTAAACCGAACGGCGTCTTCCGGATGACAACCAGCCGCTCCATAAATGTTATTATCTAACTGCCAAAGTTGCTGCAATCGTCCAAAACTAGCTCCATCCCCAGCTAAGACCAGCATTTTTTTTACACCCCATGCGTGAGCGCGCTTAATTACGTCCGGCAGATCAGTGGTAAACGCTGGATCATTAATATGCGTATGTGAATCAAAAATTGTCAGCTCTGACATCCTTTTTCTCCTAACTCATAATAAAAGATCTTTTTCTGAGCTTTCTCAGAGAAAAGATCTTTTAGCTTCGATTAGCTGAGCAGTGAACCATTTGGAATTGCTTGATTTACCGTAATTAATTCGACCTGATCACCATACTCAGCTGATAACAACATTCCTTGGCTAACTTCACCACGCATTTTCCGCGGTTGCAAATTAGCCACAACAATAACTTTTTTTCCAACTAATTCAGCTGGTTGTGGATACCAGTGAGCAATTCCAGATAAGATTTGCCGTGAAACCGGATCACCAGCATCTAACGTAAATTTTAACAATTTATCAGCGCCAGTAACATGCTCAACCTTTAAGATTTCCGCCACACGCATTTCAACTTTATCAAACTTATCAAACCGAATTTCTTTTTTGTTGATCTTTAGTGTCTGTTCAACCGCTTTTTCTTTTGCTTCAGCCATCGCTTTTCGGCCCTTAACTTTTTCATTTTTCGTCATTTTCGATTTTATATAGTCAACTTCTTGCTCGACATCTAATCGTGGGAAAATCGGTGTTGGCTTAGCAGCAACTTTTGCATTAAGTGGTAAGTCTGCATAATTTAATTTGGCAATACTACTCTCAGTTCCGCTGATGCCTAACTGAGCAAAGATTTCTTTAGGAGCATGAGTCATCACTGGTTGCAATAAAACTGCAATTACTCGCAAACTGGCTGTCAAATGAGCTAAAACACTATCAAGCAATGATTTTTTCGCCGGATCTTTGGCCAAACGCCAAGGCTCTGTTTCGTCAATGTATTTATTAGTTCGACTAACAAGTTGCCAAACTGCTTCTAGTGCATTTGAAAAATGAACCTGATCCATTTCCTGTTGATATTTTTCAATTACATTTACAGCAGATTGCTCTAAAGCTTGGTCAAAGTCTGTTTTTTGGCTTAAGGTTGGCACTACGCCATTTGTGTACTTATTAATCATTGCTACTGTCCGATTAAGTAAGTTGCCTAAATCATTGGCTAAATCATAGTTAACTCGGCCAACAAAATCTTCCGGTGTAAAGACACCATCATTACCAAAAGGCACAGCCCGCATTAAATAATAGCGTAATGCATCTAAGCCATAACGTTCAACCAACATTTCTGGATAAACAACATTTCCCTTTGATTTTGACATCTTGCCATCTTTCATTAATAACCAGCCATGACCGATTACATGTTTTGGTAATGGTAAATCTAGTGCCATTAAAATAATTGGCCAATAAATCGTATGGAAACGAACAATCTCTTTGCCGACCATATGGATATCAGCGGGCCAATACTTCTTAAACAGACTGTCATTATCGGTACCGTAGCCTAGCGCTGTAATATAGTTGCATAAAGCATCAATCCAAACATAAACGACATGTTTGGGATTGCTAGGAACTTTAACACCCCAATTAAAAGTTGTTCGAGTAATTGCCAGATCTTCCAAACCTGGTTTGATAAAATTATTCAACATTTCATTTTTCCGGGTTGCCGGAATAATAAAATCAGGATGTGCTTGATAATATTTAACTAAGCGATCAGCGTATTTGCTCATTTTGAAAAAGTAGCATTCTTCTCGCACAAGCTCAACTTCATGGCCAGAAGGTGCTTTACCACCGACAACCTTGCCTTGTTCATCACGATAGACTTCTGCCAATTGTGATTCAGTAAAATATTCTTCATCAGAAACTGAGTACCAGCCTTGATATTCACCTAAATAAATATCACCTTTTTTTAGCAAATGTTCAAAAATCTTTTGGATTGCCTTTTCATGATAATCATCAGTTGTTCGGATAAATTTATCATTAGAAATCTCCAGTAATTTCCATAATTGCTTGATGCCGTCAGCCATCTGATCAACATATGCTTGGGGAGACATCCCTAATTCTTCAGCTTTTTTTTCAATTTTCAAACCGTGTTCATCGGTCCCTGTTAAGAAAAAAACATCATATCCTTGTAAGCGTTTATAACGTGCCATTACATCACAAGCAATTGTTGTATATGAGTTGCCAATATGCAATTTACCTGAAGGATAATAAATCGGAGTAGTAATATAAAATGTTTCCTGTGAAGCCATCGACGTCAAGTCCTTTCACTCGGTGAATCTTTATTATTTTCAATTTTGATAGTTACCGTTAGTATAGCATATTTTAACGATCAATCGAACAAAAACTCAAATCTGCAATTGGGCAAATGCCGTGCTGGCATCCATATTCAGTTGCTCGGCCCCAACTGGTAAATCCAGTTTTTCACGATTAACTGCAATTAATTTTGCCTGCGGCTGGCGATAAGCTAATAAGCCTGCAAACGGATAAACCCGTAAAGAGGTTCCGCAAACCAGCAATAAATCTGCAGTCGCAATTGCTGCAATAGCTTTTTCTAATACTTCTGATGCGATTGATTCTCCATATAACACAATGTCTGGACGCAAAATTCCACTGCAACTTTGATGATACATGTTTTGCAAATACGTTTGGTAGTCAACCAATTGCTGACAATGCTGACAATAAATTCGATATAGACTGCCATGAAATTCAATTACATTCTTCGCTCCAGCTTTAGTATGCAAGCCATCAACATTTTGCGTAATAATTGAGGCTGCTTTTTTCTGTGTTATGTCTGCCATTTTTTGATGGATAATATTGGGTTGAGCCTGCGGGTAATACATCTGAGTAGTTACAAAATGATAAAACTTTTCCGGTTCATGCTCTAGACAAGTTCTACTTAACAGATACTCTGGCTGTTCTTGCCCATTATCATAGATTCCGCCTTTAGAACGATAATCTGGAATTCCTGACGGTGTCGAAACCCCTGCTCCTGTTAGGAAAACAATTTTTGTTGCATTTTTGATAACTGTAGTTAATGACATACTTTGGCCTCCTGTCAAAAACCTTATGATTTCTTCATCTTTCCTGATAGACAAAACCATATTTTTCCATGAATTCACCCACTGATAGGCGATAAATTTCTTTGAAAAATTCATCTGGTTTTTGAGTGGATGGCGTCGGCAAAACAAATGAGTTTTGATCATCTTGACGATAAACTCCAAGATACGCTTTAGTGTCATGCAAACTTTCTTTGAATTCAACATGGTAAAGTGCAAATAGCTGACGCAACTGTAATTTAAGTTGTCGTTTGCTTAAAACTGGTGTGACTGTTAAGAATTGATTCAGCTTCATTGACGGCAAATGCCAATTAGTCAAATTTTGATCAAACTGTTGAAACAATTTAACAATACCGTGCCGAATTGCTAACGGCGCTAGTAACTCCTTAGCGGTTAATTTTTGATACATTTCTTTAGCTGCTTGGGTTGAAACTGGATACAGTTGCTGGAGCTTTGCAGTAACTTGTTGATCCCCTTGGAAGAAAACCAATCCATCTAAAATACTGATCGTTCGTAAAACCATCCATTGATCAATTTGATTTTTTTCTGGCTCTAAAATCGCTAGTAATCCTTTAAAAAACATTTCAGCGACTGTTTGATTTAAAAAGCCCAATTTTCGTTGCTGATCATAAACTTGTAAATGCATCACTGTATCGTACAATTCTAGCCCTGTTGCCATAAACTTATCATCTAGGTTCAAATCACCACTTGTTAAATTAAATTGAATCTGTGGTAAATTTTCAGTGAATTGCTGAATATGTAGTAATTCATGAGAAACCAGAAAATTAACTGCTTGATTATTTTTTAATGCAATCACCATTTTCCCATCACGGAAAAAATGTTCAGCTTGATCATGCCGCAAAAAATTAACTTTCGTAGTTGTTGGTTCAATCACAATTGGCTGATGAATTTTCTTGGCAGTAGCGTCTAACAAAGATTGAACTTCTGGTTGTAGTTTTATTTCTGTCATTTTAATGCTCACTTTCATGTTTTTTGGCTAACAAAGACTGGGCAGTTGTTAAATCCGTTTTTTTCATTTGCTGCATTTGCTTTAAGATAGTTGCAACCTCGTTTGGTTGCGCACCGGCAGCTAAAATCGTTGCCCGTAATTGCAATCGCATATGACCTTGTTGAATTCCCTCACTAACAAGTGCCTGAAGAGCCGCTAAGTTTTGAGCTAAGCCTACACTTGCAATGATTTCCGCTAATTGTGTAGCCGAATTTATTTTGGCTAACTGCTGATTTAATTGTACTAGTGGTACAATTTTAATTGAACCACCAACAACCGCTACTGGTAGTGGTAAAGTTATTTTCCCTTCTAAAATAGAATTATCTGAATTAAGTTGCCACTGACTTAAGCCACGGTAGCTACCGCTTTTAACTGCAAAAGCATGAGCTGCACTTTCAATCGCTCGCCAATCATTACCCATGGCAATTGCAACTGCATCGACCCCATTCATAATTCCTTTGTTGTGAGTAGCTGCTCGATAAGGATCTAACTGAGCCAATCTTGAAGCAACCGCAATTTTCTCAGCAACCTGCTGTCCAGCTAACTGCGGTCTAGTTAAAAATTCTACTGGAATCCGACAACTAGCTTGGGCTAATGATTCATCTGCTAAGTTGCTAAGAACACTCAATAAAACTGGTGCTGAGATCTGAGTTCCTAAGTAATTTGCGACCGCCTCCAGCATTGAGTTGACCATGTTGGCTCCCATTGCCTCTTGGGTATCAATTGCTAAGTCTAATGAAACTAAATCTGCTGCTAAAATTCTAACTCGCAAGTGACGGGCACCACCACCGCGCTTTTGCAAGGATGGGTGAGCCTGATTAGCAATTAAAATTAATTTTTCTTGTTGTTCTTCCAAATTTTTCTTCAACTTTTCAGGTTGAGATACTTTCTCAAAAACAATTTGCCCCCATAATAAATGGCCTGAAACTTTTGTTGTGAAGCCGCCACTCTTCTCAATAATAGCCGCTCCATGGCTACTAGCAGCTATAACTGATGGTTCTTCTGTTACCATTGGAATTAAATAACGTTTGCCATTAATTAAATAATGAAGCGCCAGACCCTCGGGTAAATTATAATGTGTCAGATAATTTTCAATTTGTTGATCTCCAAGTTCTGGGTCACTTGCTGAACATTGCAATATTTTTCGTTGCTGATCAGAAATTATTTTCTGATCAATCAAGGCTTGTAGGCGTTGTTGCCATGTTTTTTGATAAAACTTGCTTAAATTTGTCATTTTTATACATCCTTAATCAATTATTGCTATACTTAAAAAAGAATTAACAGCTGCTTTCGGAGGAATTTACAGTTATGCACAATCACAAAAAAATGCTTACAATTTCAATTATAATTTTAGCACTGCTTAGCAGCAGCTGGCTATTGTTATTCAATTTTTCAAGAATCAACCAGCAAAAGCAATTACCTTTTAGGGTCGGTATTGTTCATGAACAGCAAAACTATACGCAAAAGCAACAATTTTCATTTAACTATCAACTGGCAAAAAAATTAAAAATTCCCCAAAAAAAGACTGTAATTATAACCGGTTCTGCCTCTACTTTAAAGAAGCAATTTAAACAACATCAATTGCAACTAATACTTGGACTGGCTAGTAAACAACCCACAACCAATAAAATTAATTATCTTTTTTTGCCGAATACTTTAGTAGTTAATCGGAATCATCCAATTAAAGACTTGACTACATATCACCACAAACTTGGAATAGCAAATTCTGTTTTACCAACCAATCTAACCATTTTGAATCTTAAGCAAAAAAAATATTCCAGCGATCTTAAATTGTTGAATGCCATTAACAAATCTCAAATTCATGCTGGAATTATGAGCAATTTAGAATATAACTATTTAACCAAGCAGCAGCCAGAATTTTTGAATACTACTGAAACAAGAACCGCTTTCCCACCTATGACAGCTAGCGTTACCGGCGCTTTAGTTGAAAAAAAATACCATTCAACAATTAAACGCATGTTTAAAAAAATGCAGTTAGATGGTCAATTAGCAAATTTATCAGTGAAATATTTTTTTCAAGATTATACTCAAGAATGAAGCATAAAAAATGTTTCACTACATTTTTTAATTTTGAAATCAACTTTCTCATCTAACGCCTATAATTACATTCATCAGATATTGGTAGTCACTAATTGTCTTTTAGTTTTTTTATGTAAAGATTGTATCAGACCTATCCTAGTTTTACTAGAAAATCACTAGTCTTTCATTTGTATACCATTTTTTTCTTAGGTGCAATTAAGTAGGAGGCAACTGATTAAGTAAGTTACAAATTCTCAATACCACTATATATTCCAACTGCTATGACCCACAGCGGACTTACACCGCCTAGTTATCACCCATGCCGTGCTCATAGAAAAAAGCAGCTGATGCTTTTACACATCAACTGCTTTTTCTATGAGCACGGCAACTTCCTACCCTCACAGGGGGCGATCCCCCAACTACTA harbors:
- the metG gene encoding methionine--tRNA ligase; the protein is MASQETFYITTPIYYPSGKLHIGNSYTTIACDVMARYKRLQGYDVFFLTGTDEHGLKIEKKAEELGMSPQAYVDQMADGIKQLWKLLEISNDKFIRTTDDYHEKAIQKIFEHLLKKGDIYLGEYQGWYSVSDEEYFTESQLAEVYRDEQGKVVGGKAPSGHEVELVREECYFFKMSKYADRLVKYYQAHPDFIIPATRKNEMLNNFIKPGLEDLAITRTTFNWGVKVPSNPKHVVYVWIDALCNYITALGYGTDNDSLFKKYWPADIHMVGKEIVRFHTIYWPIILMALDLPLPKHVIGHGWLLMKDGKMSKSKGNVVYPEMLVERYGLDALRYYLMRAVPFGNDGVFTPEDFVGRVNYDLANDLGNLLNRTVAMINKYTNGVVPTLSQKTDFDQALEQSAVNVIEKYQQEMDQVHFSNALEAVWQLVSRTNKYIDETEPWRLAKDPAKKSLLDSVLAHLTASLRVIAVLLQPVMTHAPKEIFAQLGISGTESSIAKLNYADLPLNAKVAAKPTPIFPRLDVEQEVDYIKSKMTKNEKVKGRKAMAEAKEKAVEQTLKINKKEIRFDKFDKVEMRVAEILKVEHVTGADKLLKFTLDAGDPVSRQILSGIAHWYPQPAELVGKKVIVVANLQPRKMRGEVSQGMLLSAEYGDQVELITVNQAIPNGSLLS
- a CDS encoding hydroxymethylglutaryl-CoA reductase, degradative, whose protein sequence is MTNLSKFYQKTWQQRLQALIDQKIISDQQRKILQCSASDPELGDQQIENYLTHYNLPEGLALHYLINGKRYLIPMVTEEPSVIAASSHGAAIIEKSGGFTTKVSGHLLWGQIVFEKVSQPEKLKKNLEEQQEKLILIANQAHPSLQKRGGGARHLRVRILAADLVSLDLAIDTQEAMGANMVNSMLEAVANYLGTQISAPVLLSVLSNLADESLAQASCRIPVEFLTRPQLAGQQVAEKIAVASRLAQLDPYRAATHNKGIMNGVDAVAIAMGNDWRAIESAAHAFAVKSGSYRGLSQWQLNSDNSILEGKITLPLPVAVVGGSIKIVPLVQLNQQLAKINSATQLAEIIASVGLAQNLAALQALVSEGIQQGHMRLQLRATILAAGAQPNEVATILKQMQQMKKTDLTTAQSLLAKKHESEH
- a CDS encoding NAD-dependent protein deacylase, whose protein sequence is MSLTTVIKNATKIVFLTGAGVSTPSGIPDYRSKGGIYDNGQEQPEYLLSRTCLEHEPEKFYHFVTTQMYYPQAQPNIIHQKMADITQKKAASIITQNVDGLHTKAGAKNVIEFHGSLYRIYCQHCQQLVDYQTYLQNMYHQSCSGILRPDIVLYGESIASEVLEKAIAAIATADLLLVCGTSLRVYPFAGLLAYRQPQAKLIAVNREKLDLPVGAEQLNMDASTAFAQLQI